One genomic region from Moritella sp. F3 encodes:
- a CDS encoding EamA family transporter, whose amino-acid sequence MHFLIITNLVWAFSFSLIGVYLSGQVDAWFSVLFRIGLAMLVFIPFLRLGNLARSTIIKVMTIGACQLGIMYGFYYQSFLLLSVPEVLLFTVFTPIYVTLIDDLLHSRFSPWYLGTAFIAVLGAVVIKYAGINEGFVIGFLVVQGANIAMAIGQVAYKKLSENELKDVKHSEVFGLFYIGAFLIAAIAFMLLGSTEKMPTTTTQWSVLTYLGIIASGLGYFMWNKGACLVNAGTLAAMNNVLVPLGLLVNLVIWNRDADLVKLALGGSIIILSLVFNETVVKKRVSQKTLTQ is encoded by the coding sequence ATGCATTTTTTAATCATTACAAATTTAGTATGGGCTTTTTCATTTAGTCTTATCGGGGTTTATTTGTCCGGTCAGGTTGATGCTTGGTTCTCGGTATTATTCCGTATCGGTTTAGCGATGTTGGTATTCATCCCATTTTTACGCCTGGGTAACCTCGCCCGTTCGACCATTATTAAAGTGATGACTATCGGCGCTTGTCAGTTGGGTATTATGTATGGTTTCTATTATCAATCATTCCTACTGCTATCCGTGCCTGAAGTACTCCTGTTTACGGTATTCACGCCTATCTATGTAACCTTGATTGATGACTTATTACATTCACGTTTCAGCCCTTGGTATTTAGGTACTGCGTTTATCGCTGTACTCGGTGCAGTTGTCATTAAATACGCAGGCATTAATGAAGGTTTTGTCATTGGTTTCTTAGTTGTTCAAGGCGCGAATATTGCCATGGCGATTGGCCAAGTGGCTTATAAGAAATTATCAGAAAACGAATTAAAAGATGTGAAACATAGCGAAGTATTTGGCTTATTTTATATTGGCGCATTCCTGATTGCAGCTATCGCATTCATGTTACTGGGTAGCACTGAAAAAATGCCAACAACCACAACGCAATGGAGCGTATTAACTTACCTTGGTATTATCGCTTCAGGTTTAGGTTACTTCATGTGGAATAAAGGCGCGTGTTTGGTTAACGCAGGGACATTAGCAGCGATGAACAATGTACTGGTGCCATTAGGCTTATTAGTTAACTTAGTGATTTGGAATCGTGATGCAGACTTAGTTAAATTGGCATTAGGCGGTAGTATAATTATTCTGTCATTGGTGTTTAATGAAACAGTCGTTAAGAAACGCGTATCGCAAAAAACGCTAACGCAGTAA
- the metC gene encoding cystathionine beta-lyase gives MSSDKLATQLVSAGRDRKFSHGSVNPVVQRASSIVFESVKAKKAATAKRADGELFYGRRGTQTHFSLQEAMTELEGGAGCALYPCGAAAVTNSILSFVSAGEHILMTGAAYEPTQDFCNVMLAKMNVATTYYDPMLGEGIAALMQDNTSVVFLESPSSVTMEVQDIPAIVKAVRAVNPEVIIMMDNTWAAGVLFKALEHDIDISIQAGTKYIIGHSDYMLGTAVANERCWAQLREQSYLMGQMVDADTAYMASRGLRTMGIRLKQHEAASIQVANWLSARPEVERVNHPALPSCKGHEFYKRDFNGCNGLFSFILKDKLSNEQLANYLDNFAHFSMAYSWGGYESLILANQASELNRIRPAGDVDFTGTLVRLHIGLEDVEDLISDLEAGFARL, from the coding sequence ATGAGTTCAGACAAATTAGCCACACAGTTAGTATCAGCAGGACGCGACAGAAAATTCTCACACGGTTCAGTTAACCCTGTAGTACAACGCGCATCATCAATTGTATTTGAATCAGTTAAAGCAAAAAAAGCAGCGACAGCGAAGCGTGCAGACGGTGAACTTTTTTATGGTCGCCGCGGTACCCAAACGCATTTCTCTTTGCAAGAGGCGATGACCGAACTAGAAGGCGGTGCAGGGTGCGCGCTTTATCCTTGTGGTGCTGCTGCGGTTACTAACTCTATTTTGTCATTTGTGAGTGCGGGCGAGCATATCCTCATGACTGGTGCTGCCTATGAACCAACGCAAGATTTTTGTAATGTGATGTTAGCTAAAATGAACGTAGCAACGACGTATTACGATCCGATGCTAGGCGAAGGTATTGCGGCATTAATGCAAGACAATACTAGCGTGGTATTTCTAGAATCACCAAGTTCAGTCACCATGGAAGTACAAGATATTCCAGCGATTGTAAAAGCAGTGCGCGCGGTAAATCCTGAAGTGATTATCATGATGGATAATACGTGGGCTGCGGGAGTATTATTTAAAGCGCTTGAACATGATATCGATATCTCAATTCAAGCGGGCACGAAATACATCATTGGTCATTCTGACTATATGTTAGGTACCGCCGTTGCTAATGAGCGTTGCTGGGCACAATTACGTGAGCAGTCTTACCTTATGGGACAAATGGTTGATGCTGATACTGCGTACATGGCGAGCCGAGGTTTACGCACTATGGGTATTCGTTTAAAGCAGCATGAAGCTGCAAGTATTCAAGTGGCGAATTGGTTAAGCGCTCGTCCAGAAGTGGAACGTGTTAATCATCCAGCATTACCAAGTTGTAAAGGCCACGAATTTTACAAACGTGACTTTAATGGTTGTAACGGTTTGTTCTCATTTATTTTAAAAGACAAATTAAGCAATGAACAACTGGCTAACTACCTCGATAACTTTGCCCATTTCAGCATGGCATATTCATGGGGCGGTTATGAGTCATTAATCTTGGCTAACCAAGCGTCAGAATTGAATCGTATTAGACCTGCTGGAGATGTTGATTTCACTGGTACGCTAGTGCGTTTACACATTGGTTTGGAAGATGTAGAAGACTTGATTTCTGATTTAGAAGCGGGTTTTGCTCGACTTTAA
- a CDS encoding DMT family transporter, whose product MYFLLPLFTVIIWSGNSIVNILSANVIAPETISFYRWFIALITLTPFLIKPVWKKRHAIKPYLSKLAFLALLGMAINQSLAYFAAATTTATHMTLIFALVPLLSLMFSVPILGLTLTKKALFGAMISLTGLVYMLSHGKISNLLSEGINIGDTYMLIAACSYSLYGVLLKRWRLPFNNWIALYVQMVFAVIILLPVLTYHGQVSLTTESLPLVLYAAIPTSILATWLWMQSIQHLGADKSAMFMNLLPVFTAVMATFILDEQLSSYQFIGGALVLTGVAMTQFKSRKVVKKEVLI is encoded by the coding sequence ATGTACTTTTTACTCCCGCTATTCACGGTTATCATCTGGTCAGGCAATTCGATTGTTAATATCTTATCGGCCAATGTGATCGCACCCGAAACGATTTCTTTCTATCGTTGGTTTATCGCCTTAATTACCTTAACGCCTTTTTTAATCAAACCTGTATGGAAAAAACGCCATGCAATTAAGCCTTATTTATCTAAGCTAGCATTCCTTGCCTTACTGGGCATGGCGATTAATCAATCCCTCGCCTACTTTGCCGCTGCGACAACAACAGCAACCCACATGACGCTGATCTTTGCCTTAGTCCCTTTGCTAAGCTTGATGTTTAGTGTGCCGATACTCGGACTGACATTAACTAAAAAAGCCTTGTTTGGTGCGATGATTTCACTGACTGGTTTAGTGTATATGCTAAGTCACGGCAAAATCAGTAACTTGTTATCAGAAGGCATTAACATTGGCGATACCTATATGCTGATTGCAGCGTGTAGTTACTCACTGTACGGCGTATTACTCAAACGCTGGCGTCTACCGTTTAACAACTGGATCGCGTTATATGTACAGATGGTATTTGCGGTCATCATCTTATTGCCAGTATTGACGTACCACGGCCAAGTCAGCCTAACCACTGAATCGCTCCCCTTGGTATTATATGCAGCGATACCAACTTCAATCTTAGCCACTTGGTTATGGATGCAGAGTATCCAACATCTTGGCGCAGATAAATCGGCAATGTTTATGAATCTATTACCGGTATTTACCGCCGTCATGGCGACCTTTATTCTTGATGAGCAGCTATCGAGTTATCAGTTTATTGGCGGAGCATTGGTTCTTACAGGTGTGGCGATGACGCAGTTTAAATCGAGAAAGGTTGTCAAAAAAGAAGTGCTTATTTGA